From a single Larimichthys crocea isolate SSNF chromosome XIII, L_crocea_2.0, whole genome shotgun sequence genomic region:
- the LOC104937647 gene encoding muscarinic acetylcholine receptor M4, with amino-acid sequence MSNGSDGVGVLQPPWNFNGSSVNQSADLFANISCNMATNDSTSCSPVDDGEGTGSPYKALEMFFIALVTGSLSFVTVTGNILVMLSIKVNRHLQTVNNYFLFSLACADLIIGVFSMNLYTVYIIVGYWPLGPVVCDLWLALDYVVSNASVMNLLIISFDRYFCVTKPLTYPARRTTKMAGLMIAAAWIMSFILWAPAILFWQFIVGQRTVPPGECYIQFLSNPAVTFGTAIAAFYLPVIIMTVLYIHISLASRSRVSKHKPEKKEKKGIKTPSLIKSHLLKQNNNNETSPQASPHSAPKLSLDSTTTALEAVKNGRVEAPKPVQPQPLTQPSPGLTQEKESSNDSSTAFIPPTEPKGNTNKEVISEAATNPKPVSTATANPAEPKINSTSKWSKIKIVTKQTGDECITAIEIVPPVEGAERHSIPISRPRTVARKFASIARSQVKRKRQMAAREKKVTKTIFAILLAFIITWTPYNVMVLISTFCQSCVPDTVWAIGYWLCYVNSTINPACYALCNATFKKTFKNLLLCQYKNIGTR; translated from the exons GGTCATCGGTCAACCAATCAGCTGACCTGTTCGCCAACATTTCATGCAACATGGCCACAAATGATTCAACATCCTGCTCTCCTGTGGATGATGGAGAGGGGACAGGAAGTCCATATAAAGctctggaaatgttttttattgccTTGGTTACAGGATCTCTGAGCTTTGTGACTGTCACAGGAAATATTTTAGTCATGCTGTCCATCAAAGTAAACCGCCACCTACAAACTGTCAATAactatttcttattttcattagCATGCGCTGACTTGATCATTGGTGTTTTCAGCATGAATTTGTACACAGTCTACATAATTGTTGGCTACTGGCCACTGGGGCCAGTAGTCTGTGACTTGTGGCTAGCTTTAGATTATGTTGTCTCAAATGCCTCAGTGATGAATTTATTGATCATTAGCTTTGATCGCTATTTCTGCGTGACTAAACCCCTAACATATCCAGCAAGAAGGACAACTAAGATGGCAGGATTAATGATCGCAGCAGCATGGATCATGTCATTCATCTTGTGGGCTCCAGCTATTTTGTTCTGGCAGTTCATCGTTGGACAGCGAACAGTGCCACCTGGAGAGTGTTATATTCAG tTCCTTTCTAACCCTGCAGTCACATTTGGGACAGCTATAGCAGCATTCTATCTTCCTGTCATTATTATGACAGTCCTTTACATCCACATCTCCTTGGCCTCCAGGAGCAGGGTttccaaacacaaaccagagaagaaagagaagaagggaaTAAA aactCCCAGTTTGATTAAGAGTCACCTGTTAAAGCAGAACAATAACAATGAAACTAGTCCTCAGGCCAGTCCCCACTCTGCACCCAAACTCAGTCTAGACTCAACTACCACAGCACTGGAAGCTGTAAAGAATGGCAGAGTGGAAGCACCAAAACCAGTTCAGCCACAGCCTCTAACACAGCCCAGTCCAGGACTCACACAG gaAAAAGAGAGCTCCAACGATTCGTCCACAGCTTTTATTCCCCCCACAGAACCAAAGGGCAACACCAACAAGGAGGTGATATCTGAg GCTGCAACAAATCCCAAGCCAGTTTCCACAGCAACAGCCAATCCTGCTGAACCAAAGATCAACTCAACTTCGAAGTGGTCCAAGATAAAGATTGTAACAAAGCAGACTGGGGACGAATGCATCACAGCTATAGAGATTGTCCCTCCTGTAGAGGGAGCCGAGAGACATTCAATCCCAATCAGCCGTCCAAGGACTGTGGCAAGAAAATTTGCAAGCATTGCTAGAAGCCAAGtgaagaggaaaagacagatgGCTGCCAGAGAGAAGAAA GTGACCAAGACTATCTTTGCCATCCTGCTGGCTTTCATCATCACATGGACACCATATAACGTCATGGTGTTGATCTCAACCTTCTGCCAGTCCTGTGTTCCTGACACTGTCTGGGCAATTGGCTACTGGCTGTGTTATGTCAACTCTACAATTAACCCAGCTTGTTATGCACTTTGCAATGCAACATTCAAAAAGACATTCAAGAACCTGCTGCTGTGCCAGTATAAAAATATAGGTACAAGATGA
- the LOC104937646 gene encoding midkine-A, which yields MRAALLLLLLVTLISIKTGAGGKNKKEKNKPSQSGSECTDWRYGNCVPSNGDCGAGFREGSCDQQNKKMKCKVPCNWKKLFGVDCKYRFPSWGECDPNSSLRTRTGTLKRALYNADCQQTISVFKPCHGKNKTKPKGRKNKGKRN from the exons atGAGGGCTgcgttgctgctgctgctgttagtcaCTCTCATCAGCATTAAAACTGGAGCTGGAGGGAAAAACAAGAAAG agaaaaacaaaccctCCCAGTCCGGGTCAGAATGCACTGACTGGCGCTATGGCAACTGTGTCCCTAGCAACGGGGACTGTGGAGCAGGGTTTAGAGAGGGGTCATGTGACCAGCAAAACAAGAAGATGAAATGTAAAGTACCTTGCAACTGGAAAAAACTATTTGGAG TTGACTGTAAGTATCGGTTTCCTAGTTGGGGAGAGTGTGATCCAAACTCTAGCTTGCGGACCAGAACAGGAACATTGAAGAGGGCTCTGTATAATGCAGACTGTCAACAGACAATTTCTGTCTTCAAACCGTGCCatggaaaaaacaagacaaaacccAAAG GAAGGAAGAACAAAGGCAAGAGGAACTAG